The following DNA comes from Brachyhypopomus gauderio isolate BG-103 unplaced genomic scaffold, BGAUD_0.2 sc57, whole genome shotgun sequence.
TCTGAACTCCTCCATCGGCAAGCCTATGCCACTCCCCACCCCCTACAGGGTTATGCAACAAATCACCACCCTGGCAGCTCTGGACAGGGCGGGGCTTGGGGTGCAGCTGGGAGGAGTCTGGGTGAGTGACATTTATGCTGCATGATTAGTTACCTGTCAAACATGGACATTTGGAGATATTAGAATGCTGACTCATAAAAATTTCAAAtgaatttacatttaaaaaaattatatttgcaTGAAATTGAAGGTGTTGCATGTTAGAAACAGCCCATGAGCCTGGAATTAAGTTGTATTAACCACATATTTAATTTTGTCCTGGTATGGTTGTTTCTAATTACAATTATTGATGGATTCCTCCAGTCCTGTACCATGggtacaaaataaaaataaagccaaaataaaataatattttagaGATGACCTAATAATGTAAATATCACCAGTCATTATTTTGAATATGGAATTATACACACATTCAGCTGAGGTGGATAAGAAGTGTAGTATATGAACCATATTTTATAGTGGTTTCATCACAGTTTCCAACGACTTAGCACATATCCAATTTAAGCAAAATAAATCATTATGCTGCATACGTCAAACCAAATAATTCTTAGTAATTTGCATCAAAGGTACATGAACATACAGAGTTTTTGCGAAGATCAATTTTCATGTTTTCCTGACATGaacttttgcattttgtttatACATTGTATTCTGACTCAGGCTTGTCCGGGCTGTTTGATGCTGGATTACACCATGCGAGTCCTTCGGGCCCAGATCCCTCTGTTATGAACCTGATTTCTGCTCTGGAGTCCCGCGGACCACAGCCACCACCTTctgcctcctctcttctctcccagtTCCGCACCCCATCTTGGCAGACAGGTGTGTTAACGTTTAGACTACCAGTTAAGAAGAAGAAACTGGATGGTTCAAAATACTCCGAATGCAGTTGTTTAAAATTGTTTAGGTGTAAATATGGTGGTCACTAAGTGTTTTAAAAGCAGTCATCTTGTGCATTGATGCCATAGCAACAGTTTgaaagacacacatacacaatataaATGCTAATTGGCTCTATAATTATTGTGAATTATTGTAAATGTCATGAACTGTTTATAGATTACTTATAGACCAAGAATATTTTCAAGTGGGATTCTAATGATTTTATGATTTCTTGTCTTGGCATTTATTTCTTACTCTGTTTTCATATCTTtgtcttttgtgtgttttatcacTCTTAAGCAATGCATACACCAGCCCCTGCAGAGCTTTTCATCTCCGGTGCCCTTCCTGGTTCTGGATCATTCCCATCATCCTCTGCCCTGTCGGCCTATCAGCACCCAGCTTCATTTTCTGGGCGCTCCTTTCCTGGGGTgactccctcactgtctctacAAGATACGCCTACCTTCAGTCCAACATCCAATGGCCTCCTGTCTCCCCATGATCCTTTGCTGCACATCAAGACACCCTCCCAATCAAGTCTTGGCTTTGATCGCCTGCTGTCATCTCAGGGTGCTGCAGCTTATCGTGGTAGCCATGACCCTAGTGGAGGCGCCGGCGTCGCGTCGGCTCAAGCCTCCTCGGCAGCAGCATCTTCAGCCCGTCATTTGCAGTCTCACCAGTTTAACTTGCTGTCCTCGCAGCTTCAGGACCAGTCTTCACAGTTATATAGTGCGTCTGTATTCTCCTCGGCCCCAGCCCCACCTCAGCCAGCCTCCCAGGAGCGGACTGTGCCACGACAGGACAGTGTCATCAAGCACTATCAGCGTCCATCGCCAGCGCAAGCTCCCACCTCCACGCCTCACCCCCTCCAGCACTACCTCAGCTGTGGAGTGTCTGGGTATCAGCAGGCCCCTCATCCTCGTCATGCTGGCCTATCCTGCAGTCCATTAGGAGAGCATAGCCCTTCCTCTGACCACAAACCTTCCCCAAGGACAGAGCAGTACCGAACCACCGTCCAACCCTCTTATGGgtcttcctcatcttcatcctctGGTGGGCCAGGAAAGGGGTCAAAAAGCAACTCCAGTAGTGGCTACTCTTCCTCTGGCTCTGGTTCCTCATCCAGAACCCCTCATACACCACCTTCTGCATCTTCAgcctcatcatcttcatcatcgtcctcatcatcatcctcgGCATCCGCCAGTGCCCGCCAGTCTAATGCCATTCCAACATCTAGCTCTGCCTCAGCGTCCTCACGGCAGCAACCACCAACCCAGTCTGTGCCTCCTCCCCCACAAACCCACCCCCAGCCCCCTCCTAGCACTTCTAACTCCTCTCAGCAGGCCCTTTCCAAAGCCTGTCTCTCAGGCTATGGCTCACCAGTGGCTCCAGTTAAGTCATCTAGCAGTCTGACAGGCCAGACTCCTCCTCAGCAGCAGCCCCAGTCCTTCTCTCCAAGCCAGCCCCCTCCATCACACTTATCTCAATCATATGGGGGATTCAGTTCCCCACAGACACATGACCTACCTTCAGCAAGGACCTCTGGGGTTACAAAAGGCTATGGAAATCTGGGGAGCCAGTCATTTTCAGCAGAATCGGTGTACGGAACTGATTCTGGTTATGGGTCACTGCCGCCATCACTAGGGGGAGCTGGAAGCCCCTCAATGAGCTATGCTGCCTCAGGACACTCTCCTGCACTCTTGCGTTCAGGGACAAATGGGGGGACAGCTGGTGGGAACAGCAACGGAGGTAATAGCGGTACAGCAGGTGGAAGTGGTGTGGCTGGAGGAGGAACAGGTGGTTCTTACCACATTCCAGATTCCAGCCCATCTCCATCTGGCAACTCTGGTATCGTTCGCCCAGGTCTCCACTCACCTGCTCCTTCTCGGCCTGCTCAGTCACCGGTTGGAACAGGATCCAACAAGTACCTATCCTCTGTCCTCTCCCCTTCGTTTTTGCCCTCTCCACAGGGGTACCAAGATACCCGAGGACCTCGGTCACAATCCTAccacccctctgcccctcccaaAACGAAGTCTGATACCAGCCTTCTTGGTGTAACTGATTCTCGACCACAACaagatgatgacgatgatgatgatttcCTCATCCAGCATCTGCTTCAGGCTCAAAGTCCTGGCCCTCAAACATCTCATCATCATGCCCCTCAAAGCCATCATTCCTCACAACCTACCCAGCAGCCTCCAGGCCTTCCACCTCAGGATGGTAATAAGGGGCTTCCATACGAGATGAGCAAGAGTTCAGAGGAACGATACCATCTTCAGAGTGTTATTCGAACTCATAGTGCCACATCGAATGCTGCTGTGTCTGGAGCAGGGAGTGGAGCAGGCCTAGATAGTCAATTGGAGATGTCCTTAAAGAAACAGCAACatcaacaacatcaacaacagcaacagcagcagcagcagcaacaacaacaacaacaacatcaacaacaacaacaccagcAGCATCAACAACAGCAGCATAAACAgcaacagcagaagagcagcagagCAGTCACAGATGGAGGAGGACGGGGGAACTCGGATCAAACGCATTCTCATCCCCATCATCACCATGACTCAATGGGGTCAGTGGTCCATTATGGGCGTGGTGACCCTTATTCGCAGCACTCCATCCCTCTGCATCCCTCTTCTCACCATCagcacactccactcacacctACGCATTCTCATCTGCACCCTCACCCCCATATGGATCTGCAAAAGAAGCCTCAAGATTCTGCAGATATGGCTTACATTCGCAAGACACCTGATCTACAGCAGCACCGCCACCAACACCAACAGGCACATCCTCAACAGCAGACCACACATCACCAGTCTCATCAGCAACAGCGTCAGTCTCAGTCCCAAGCGCTAATGGATTCTCCAACAGATCAATCCCGCCAGGCACCTCACCTGCTGCAGTCCGTGCTCTCTCACACCACCAGAAGCAAAATGGATCCTCAGCAGACTTTGATGGAAGCAGCTGGTGGAGTCACTGCAGCAGATACCCATCCTCAGCCCCAAGCGTCTCAGCTACAGCTTCAGCTCCAGACCCAAGCACTGGAAGCAGCTAGTCACTATGGTCGCAGTTCCCAGCAGCAAGACCAGAACCATCCAAAGTCTACCACAGTTTCCTCTCTAGATATGCTGGAGCGCTCTCTTTCTCGAACTTCAAGTCAAGAGGGAGGAATGGTGGATGACCGATCAGGAaatgatggaggaagaggaaattCTGGTGGAACTGCAGCAAGTGTTGAGAGACACAGATCTCAGGATCAACAGAGGCTTTCATCTCACCATCCTACACAGCATCATCCTTCTGAGTTACATTCTTATCTTTCTGAACCAGATTTGGGATTATCTACCCCGTCCCATGGCCATCACCTttcccaccaccatcatcagccACAACAACCCTCTCAAGCTCCTCAACACCCTAACTCCCACCATCAACATGGCCACCCTCAGCATCCGTCTCAACAAAGCCATCACCACCTTACTTCTCAGTCAGCTTCTGCAACTACACAGCAACAAGAACAGCCTCACCCCTCTCATTCTTCACAGCTTCCTCCAACTCCACTTGACCAACAGCATCAGGCAGACCATCACTTTGACACTAGGAGCTCAGCGGTGAAGTCAaaccagaatcagaatcagtcCCAGGAGAGCCAGAGGTTTGTTCCTTTAACATCCATTTGTTTCCCAGACTCTTTGCTTCCAGATGAAGATCGTTCCTTCTTTCCTGGCATGGAAGACATGTTCTGTCCAGAGGATTACAAGTCAAGCTGCCCTGGAGGTGCTGGGCAGGGTCAAGATGGTGTTGCCCAAGCCCAAGCTGGACAAGAAAGCATCGAGGGTATGAAATCAACAGGAGATGGTGGGGGAGATGACACAGGTGCAAGCTATGACATGATGGGCCAACATGGTGATCAAGATTATGGGCAGTATTGCCATGATCTTTCAGAGCCTGACAATGGAACCATGCACCTGGATCTAGACTCCTTGAAAACCCATGAACTCCCATCTACTGTCAATACGGAGCAGCTTGGATTGATCCAGTCTCAGCCACCCAGCATTGGAATGGGGAGTGGTGGGAATGTTGGGGAAGGATCTGGTGCCAAACTTGGAAGTTCTGCAGGTCCTGGTGCTGGTTCAGGTGGTCTCACCTCACCAATATTCTGTTCATCTCGTCCCAAAAAGCTCCTGAAGTCCAGCTCCTTCCACTTATTGAAGGAGAGACCTGATCCTAATTCCCTTCCCAAAAAGAGCTATGCACAGGAGTATGAATTTGAGGATGATGAGGACAAAGCTGATGTTCCCGCTGATATTCGACTGAATAGCCGAAGACTTCCTGACCTGATTCCAGATCTCGTATCCAGCTGTCGGAAATCTGCCGCAGTGGGAGGTGGAACTATGAGCCCTTTAATGGGTGACCTGGATTTTGGATACCCATCTATTGGCCCTCCTCCACAATTACTGCCCCATGATGGACCCAAaaagagaggcagaaaaccCACAAAGCCCAAAAGGGAAGGACCCCCGAGGCCTCGTGGCCGCCCACGCATACGCCCTTTGCCTGAGGCCCACCACTCCAGGGGCATGATGGGAGAGTGTGGAACTGGATATATTCctgagagaggtagagggagaggaaggggtAGAGGCCGAGGCAGGAGAGATGAATCTATGATGGACATGGAGGTAGTTAACAAGGAACAGAGTCAACTGTATCAACAACACATGCAGCAACAGCAAATGCATCACCAGCCACAACAGCACCAAGAGCCAATCAAACCTATTAAGGTGGGTTGGGGAGAGTCAGTTCGTactgttttaaatatttttgtgatttttattttatgaCAAGACACCTGCATCTTGAGATTAAGCCTACTGTTTCATCTTGTCTCTTTCTAGATAAAGCTCCCTGTTGGTACCATGTCATCATCTGATGCCATTTTGCGGACCGATTCGTTGTCTGGTACTGACCCAGCCCTCTCAGATGGTTCTG
Coding sequences within:
- the prr12a gene encoding proline-rich protein 12, encoding MDRNYPGAGFGDLGAGAGWSYERSAKASLVYGSSRSSHPESELLHRQAYATPHPLQGYATNHHPGSSGQGGAWGAAGRSLGLSGLFDAGLHHASPSGPDPSVMNLISALESRGPQPPPSASSLLSQFRTPSWQTAMHTPAPAELFISGALPGSGSFPSSSALSAYQHPASFSGRSFPGVTPSLSLQDTPTFSPTSNGLLSPHDPLLHIKTPSQSSLGFDRLLSSQGAAAYRGSHDPSGGAGVASAQASSAAASSARHLQSHQFNLLSSQLQDQSSQLYSASVFSSAPAPPQPASQERTVPRQDSVIKHYQRPSPAQAPTSTPHPLQHYLSCGVSGYQQAPHPRHAGLSCSPLGEHSPSSDHKPSPRTEQYRTTVQPSYGSSSSSSSGGPGKGSKSNSSSGYSSSGSGSSSRTPHTPPSASSASSSSSSSSSSSSASASARQSNAIPTSSSASASSRQQPPTQSVPPPPQTHPQPPPSTSNSSQQALSKACLSGYGSPVAPVKSSSSLTGQTPPQQQPQSFSPSQPPPSHLSQSYGGFSSPQTHDLPSARTSGVTKGYGNLGSQSFSAESVYGTDSGYGSLPPSLGGAGSPSMSYAASGHSPALLRSGTNGGTAGGNSNGGNSGTAGGSGVAGGGTGGSYHIPDSSPSPSGNSGIVRPGLHSPAPSRPAQSPVGTGSNKYLSSVLSPSFLPSPQGYQDTRGPRSQSYHPSAPPKTKSDTSLLGVTDSRPQQDDDDDDDFLIQHLLQAQSPGPQTSHHHAPQSHHSSQPTQQPPGLPPQDGNKGLPYEMSKSSEERYHLQSVIRTHSATSNAAVSGAGSGAGLDSQLEMSLKKQQHQQHQQQQQQQQQQQQQQQHQQQQHQQHQQQQHKQQQQKSSRAVTDGGGRGNSDQTHSHPHHHHDSMGSVVHYGRGDPYSQHSIPLHPSSHHQHTPLTPTHSHLHPHPHMDLQKKPQDSADMAYIRKTPDLQQHRHQHQQAHPQQQTTHHQSHQQQRQSQSQALMDSPTDQSRQAPHLLQSVLSHTTRSKMDPQQTLMEAAGGVTAADTHPQPQASQLQLQLQTQALEAASHYGRSSQQQDQNHPKSTTVSSLDMLERSLSRTSSQEGGMVDDRSGNDGGRGNSGGTAASVERHRSQDQQRLSSHHPTQHHPSELHSYLSEPDLGLSTPSHGHHLSHHHHQPQQPSQAPQHPNSHHQHGHPQHPSQQSHHHLTSQSASATTQQQEQPHPSHSSQLPPTPLDQQHQADHHFDTRSSAVKSNQNQNQSQESQRFVPLTSICFPDSLLPDEDRSFFPGMEDMFCPEDYKSSCPGGAGQGQDGVAQAQAGQESIEGMKSTGDGGGDDTGASYDMMGQHGDQDYGQYCHDLSEPDNGTMHLDLDSLKTHELPSTVNTEQLGLIQSQPPSIGMGSGGNVGEGSGAKLGSSAGPGAGSGGLTSPIFCSSRPKKLLKSSSFHLLKERPDPNSLPKKSYAQEYEFEDDEDKADVPADIRLNSRRLPDLIPDLVSSCRKSAAVGGGTMSPLMGDLDFGYPSIGPPPQLLPHDGPKKRGRKPTKPKREGPPRPRGRPRIRPLPEAHHSRGMMGECGTGYIPERGRGRGRGRGRGRRDESMMDMEVVNKEQSQLYQQHMQQQQMHHQPQQHQEPIKPIKIKLPVGTMSSSDAILRTDSLSGTDPALSDGSVGSAPSLGLSPGTPGVPDINRPQDKNKSKTQEMEDKESEKTGFVASFLDFLKSGKRPGSTSGNGDSSPGKSGGIRPISPLPPPPPATAAPSGYGDSEGDGGLSLGGCPSPCKRLDEELKRNLETLPSFSSDEEDSVGKNQDLQKSISSAISALYDTPQLSTSTMQPPSLPPPPPPPPPAPLTPPHQPPALSPQTPTHIHTHPSSHIHTQSLEPAILSREGEDEDIAEEKMRDVDEEEEQDKEVEDKVPEMELLSVPKVGESPKEAPEVAAPPPLPPLFPSSPASSSSPSPPPLPPLSLPSPLPPLEDNPSPQQKHSLQQSPLPPSPLAPSLPVLSPLAPPPVASPPSSTPPPPSPPPPQPLVPAPSSPEEPPIPQILPLHLAQKQSGAAIAGETDEDESESGGEGIFRERDEFVVRIEDIRTLKLALQTGREPPPIWRVQKALLQKFAPEIKDGQRQFCATSNYLGYFGDAKKRYQRLYVKFLENVNKKDYVRVCSRKPWHRPSIALRRQSQSVSKMAPPTNNQTPHRILRDEKAKEQRETREKNNIRVREQQEKDRLARTKEREEKKEREKDKKALGSQALQKAEKRSVLAERGKAKEEKRVGGAERRMERTPKTVKAKAEPPPKKRRMWLKEVPSSSESDSSASEDEISVKAGLNTRAMREMYRSYVEMLVSTALDPDMIQALEDTEDELYLPPMRKIDSILSEQKRRLLKCININSQHQEALHTFPQITADPLDSGAVRVRLGGECYNRKTLNRVKKSNPKPQDLKLSTETCRIYSLYHSLHHYKYHTFLICKKETNTIEQASEDPGQEEVVQQCMANQSWLDTLFNSFLELMTLSAKA